One window from the genome of Amycolatopsis sp. NBC_01480 encodes:
- a CDS encoding DUF3761 domain-containing protein, with protein sequence MLRKLGMVLAAGALVAGCGVGTLPVKDSGVVTPDTTTSSLPAYSPPEATSDAAIPTTSDSPVAVAPVAQPPAVTKKAVPKIPATKKAAAQPTTPAACGSDYYRNSSGACVHRPSSNPSGATAQCKDGSYSYSQHRSGTCSGHGGVKQWL encoded by the coding sequence ATGCTGAGGAAGCTGGGAATGGTGCTGGCGGCGGGTGCGCTCGTCGCCGGGTGCGGCGTGGGTACGTTGCCCGTCAAGGACTCCGGTGTCGTCACGCCCGATACCACCACTTCGTCGTTGCCGGCTTATTCCCCGCCGGAGGCCACCTCGGACGCGGCTATTCCGACGACGTCGGACTCGCCCGTCGCGGTCGCTCCGGTCGCGCAGCCGCCCGCGGTGACGAAGAAGGCCGTTCCGAAAATCCCGGCGACCAAAAAGGCCGCGGCCCAGCCGACGACACCCGCCGCGTGCGGCAGTGACTACTACCGCAACTCGAGCGGCGCCTGCGTGCACCGCCCGTCGTCGAACCCGTCCGGCGCGACGGCGCAGTGCAAGGACGGCAGCTACAGCTACAGCCAGCATCGGTCCGGCACCTGCTCCGGCCACGGTGGCGTCAAACAGTGGCTCTAG
- a CDS encoding aspartate aminotransferase family protein: protein MAQLSPLLKQATPVVVDHGEGVYLYDVDGKRHLDFTAGIGVTSTGHCHPRVVEAAREQIGKLVHGQYTTVMHKPLLELTKRLGDVLPAGLDSLFFANSGSEAVEAALRLARQATKRPNVIVFQGGFHGRTVAAASMTTSGTRFSAGISPLMAGVHVAPFPYAYHYGWDQDTATKFALRELDYLFQTVSAPNETAAFFIEPVLGEGGYVPGNTEFFAGLRERADRHGILLVMDEVQTGFGRTGKFWGHDHFDVSPDVVLIAKGLASGFPLSGIAASQELMEKALPGSQGGTYGGNAVSCAAAIATLAVIQDEGLVENAAERGRQLLEGARLVADKTPAIGDVRGLGLLVGTEFTTADGEPDPATAAAAQQAAAKSGLLLLTCGAYSNVVRMVPPLVVTAEQVDDALRIWGEVVASVTGS from the coding sequence ATGGCCCAGCTTTCCCCGCTGCTCAAGCAGGCAACGCCCGTCGTGGTCGACCACGGCGAAGGGGTGTACCTCTACGACGTCGACGGGAAACGTCACCTCGACTTCACCGCGGGGATCGGCGTGACCAGTACCGGTCACTGCCACCCGCGGGTCGTCGAGGCGGCCCGGGAGCAGATCGGCAAGCTCGTGCACGGCCAGTACACAACCGTGATGCACAAGCCGCTGCTCGAACTCACCAAGCGGCTCGGCGACGTGCTGCCGGCCGGCCTGGACTCGCTGTTCTTCGCCAACTCCGGCAGCGAGGCCGTGGAGGCCGCGCTGCGCCTGGCCCGTCAGGCCACCAAGCGGCCCAACGTGATCGTGTTCCAGGGCGGCTTCCACGGCCGCACCGTGGCCGCCGCGTCGATGACCACCTCCGGCACCCGGTTCAGCGCCGGCATCTCGCCGCTGATGGCCGGGGTGCACGTCGCCCCGTTCCCGTACGCCTACCACTACGGCTGGGACCAGGACACCGCGACGAAGTTCGCGTTGCGCGAGCTGGACTACCTGTTCCAGACGGTCTCCGCGCCGAACGAGACGGCCGCGTTCTTCATCGAGCCGGTGCTCGGCGAGGGCGGTTACGTGCCCGGCAACACCGAATTCTTCGCCGGTCTGCGCGAGCGCGCCGACCGCCACGGGATCCTGCTGGTGATGGACGAGGTGCAGACCGGCTTCGGCCGCACCGGCAAGTTCTGGGGCCACGACCACTTCGACGTCTCCCCCGACGTGGTGCTCATCGCGAAGGGCCTGGCCAGCGGCTTCCCGCTGTCCGGCATCGCGGCCTCTCAGGAGCTGATGGAGAAGGCACTGCCCGGCTCGCAGGGCGGCACCTACGGCGGCAACGCGGTCTCGTGCGCCGCCGCCATCGCGACGCTGGCCGTGATCCAGGACGAGGGCCTGGTCGAGAACGCCGCCGAGCGCGGCCGCCAGCTGCTGGAGGGCGCGCGGCTGGTCGCGGACAAGACGCCGGCGATCGGCGACGTGCGCGGGCTCGGCCTGCTGGTCGGCACCGAGTTCACCACCGCCGACGGCGAGCCGGACCCGGCCACGGCGGCCGCCGCCCAGCAGGCCGCGGCGAAGAGCGGTCTGCTGCTGCTGACCTGCGGCGCCTACTCGAACGTGGTCCGCATGGTGCCGCCGCTGGTCGTCACCGCCGAGCAGGTCGACGACGCCCTGCGCATCTGGGGCGAAGTGGTCGCCTCGGTCACGGGGAGCTGA
- a CDS encoding FAD-binding oxidoreductase has protein sequence MGDVTAQLAAIVGEANLLTGEAISDDYAHDEALSSPPQKPAYVAKPASAEEVAELLKAASTASVPVTARGSGSGLSAAARPLADGLVISFERMNAVLEIDVENHLAVVQPGVTLAELDERAAAAGLTYPVYPGELSATIGGTVGTNAGGMRAVKYGVTRNNVLGLQAVLPTGEIIRTGGRTSKVSTGYDLTQLIIGSEGTLALATEVIVKLHPRLPHGATVLAPFDDLDQVMAVVPKILASGLAPHILEYIDNMTMAAMVYNEKLELGVPDAIRERSQAYLLVALENSDTGRLGEDVETLGGLLDELGALDVYVLEGGSARKLVEAREKAFWSAKSAGADDVVDVVVPRSAMPVFLATARELALAAGGGVIGCGHAGDGNVHLAVFCKDPETRSELLTGIFAKAMELGGAISGEHGLGRTKAKYYLKLEDPAKIELLRRVKSGFDPAGILNPGVLFG, from the coding sequence ATGGGCGACGTGACGGCACAGCTGGCCGCTATCGTCGGGGAGGCGAACCTGCTCACGGGCGAGGCCATCTCCGACGACTACGCGCACGACGAGGCGCTCAGCTCCCCGCCGCAGAAGCCCGCGTACGTCGCGAAGCCCGCTTCCGCCGAAGAAGTCGCGGAGCTGCTGAAGGCCGCTTCGACGGCGAGCGTGCCCGTCACCGCGCGCGGGTCCGGCAGCGGTCTTTCGGCCGCCGCGCGCCCGTTGGCCGACGGTCTGGTCATCTCGTTCGAACGGATGAACGCGGTGCTGGAGATCGACGTCGAGAACCACCTCGCGGTCGTCCAGCCCGGCGTCACGCTGGCGGAGCTGGACGAACGGGCCGCCGCCGCGGGCCTCACTTATCCCGTTTACCCGGGTGAGCTGAGCGCGACCATCGGCGGCACCGTCGGCACCAACGCGGGCGGCATGCGCGCGGTGAAGTACGGCGTCACGCGCAACAACGTCCTCGGCTTGCAGGCCGTGCTGCCGACGGGCGAGATCATCCGCACCGGCGGGCGCACGTCGAAGGTGTCCACGGGGTACGACCTCACGCAGCTGATCATCGGCTCCGAGGGCACGCTGGCGCTGGCCACCGAGGTGATCGTGAAGCTGCACCCGCGGCTGCCGCACGGCGCCACGGTGCTCGCCCCGTTCGACGACCTCGACCAGGTGATGGCCGTGGTGCCGAAGATCCTGGCGAGCGGGCTCGCGCCGCACATCCTCGAGTACATCGACAACATGACGATGGCCGCGATGGTCTACAACGAGAAGCTCGAGCTGGGTGTGCCGGACGCGATCCGCGAGCGTTCTCAGGCGTATCTGTTGGTGGCGCTGGAAAACAGCGACACCGGACGGCTGGGCGAAGACGTCGAGACGCTCGGCGGGCTGCTGGACGAGCTGGGCGCGCTCGACGTCTACGTCCTCGAAGGCGGCTCGGCGCGCAAGCTGGTCGAGGCGCGGGAGAAGGCGTTCTGGTCGGCCAAGTCCGCGGGCGCCGACGACGTGGTCGACGTGGTGGTGCCGCGCTCGGCGATGCCGGTTTTCCTGGCCACGGCCCGGGAACTCGCGCTCGCGGCCGGCGGCGGGGTGATCGGCTGCGGGCACGCCGGCGACGGCAACGTGCACCTCGCGGTCTTCTGCAAGGACCCGGAAACCCGGTCGGAACTGCTGACCGGCATCTTCGCCAAGGCCATGGAGCTGGGCGGCGCCATCTCCGGCGAGCACGGCCTCGGCCGGACCAAGGCCAAGTACTACCTGAAGCTCGAAGACCCGGCGAAGATCGAGCTGCTGCGCCGCGTCAAGTCGGGCTTCGACCCCGCCGGCATCCTCAACCCCGGTGTCCTCTTCGGCTGA
- a CDS encoding acetolactate synthase large subunit, whose product MNGAQSLIRTLVDAGVEVCFSNPGTSEMHFVAALDSVPEMRGVLGLFEGAVTGAADGYARMAGKPAATLLHLGPGLGNGLANLHNARRAHTPIVNIVGDHATYHKKYDAPLESDIDAIASSLEGWVRRSEHTKDVGADAAAAVAAAQDAPGRIATLILPADASWGEGGETCAPIPPRAPQSVDATTVKKIAEVLRSGESVALLIGGAACREPGLLATSRIAAATGVKAFAETFPARLERGAGLPSIERLGYLAEQVAYQLDGVKHLIVAGTKAPVSFFAYPGKPSDLVPEGAQVHVLAEVGQDATGALNDVAALVAPDTAPVLQEASRPALPTGPLTAQNWADVIGALLPEQAIIADEANTSGLLIPAATAGAPRHDVLTLTGGAIGYGIPVATGAAVAAPDRPVVNLQSDGSALYTISALWTQARENLNVTTVILNNHAYAILRIELQRVGAAPDGPKANDLLDLSRPDMDFAKIAEGLGIPATRATTAEELAEQFARAVAEPGPHLIDAAVPSLI is encoded by the coding sequence ATGAACGGCGCCCAGTCCTTGATCCGCACGCTTGTCGACGCCGGGGTGGAGGTGTGTTTCTCGAACCCCGGCACGTCGGAGATGCACTTCGTCGCGGCGCTCGACTCGGTGCCGGAGATGCGCGGTGTGCTCGGGTTGTTCGAAGGAGCCGTGACCGGCGCGGCGGACGGCTACGCGCGGATGGCGGGCAAGCCGGCCGCGACGCTGCTGCACCTCGGGCCGGGCCTGGGCAACGGGCTGGCGAACCTGCACAACGCGCGGCGCGCGCACACGCCGATCGTCAACATCGTCGGCGACCACGCGACGTACCACAAGAAGTACGACGCGCCGCTGGAGTCGGACATCGACGCGATCGCCAGCTCGCTGGAGGGCTGGGTCCGCCGGTCCGAGCACACCAAGGACGTCGGCGCGGACGCGGCGGCGGCGGTCGCGGCGGCGCAGGACGCGCCCGGCCGGATCGCGACGCTGATCTTGCCCGCCGACGCTTCATGGGGCGAAGGCGGCGAGACGTGCGCGCCGATTCCTCCGCGCGCACCGCAGTCCGTCGATGCGACGACGGTCAAGAAGATCGCCGAAGTCTTGCGCAGCGGCGAATCCGTCGCGCTGCTCATCGGCGGCGCCGCCTGCCGTGAGCCGGGATTGCTTGCCACCAGCCGGATCGCGGCGGCGACGGGCGTGAAGGCGTTCGCCGAGACGTTCCCCGCGCGGCTGGAGCGCGGCGCCGGGCTGCCCTCGATCGAACGGCTCGGTTACCTGGCCGAGCAGGTGGCCTACCAGCTCGACGGCGTCAAGCACCTGATCGTCGCCGGCACCAAGGCGCCGGTGTCGTTTTTCGCCTACCCCGGCAAGCCGAGCGACCTGGTGCCGGAAGGCGCGCAGGTGCACGTGCTCGCCGAGGTGGGCCAGGACGCGACGGGCGCGCTGAACGACGTCGCCGCCCTCGTCGCCCCGGACACCGCGCCGGTGCTGCAAGAAGCCTCGCGCCCGGCGTTGCCGACCGGCCCGCTGACGGCGCAGAACTGGGCCGACGTAATCGGCGCGCTGCTGCCCGAGCAAGCGATCATCGCGGACGAGGCCAACACGTCCGGCCTGCTGATCCCGGCCGCGACTGCGGGCGCCCCGCGCCACGACGTGCTCACCCTGACCGGCGGCGCGATCGGCTACGGCATCCCGGTGGCGACGGGCGCCGCGGTCGCCGCCCCGGACCGCCCGGTGGTGAACCTCCAGTCCGACGGCAGTGCGCTGTACACGATTTCGGCGCTGTGGACGCAGGCGCGGGAGAACCTGAACGTCACCACGGTGATCCTCAACAACCACGCGTACGCGATCCTGCGGATCGAGCTGCAGCGCGTCGGCGCCGCGCCGGACGGCCCGAAGGCCAACGACCTGCTCGACCTGAGCCGCCCGGACATGGACTTCGCGAAGATCGCGGAGGGCCTGGGCATCCCGGCCACCCGGGCGACCACGGCGGAGGAGCTGGCCGAGCAGTTCGCCCGCGCGGTGGCGGAGCCTGGGCCGCACCTGATCGACGCGGCGGTGCCTTCGCTGATCTGA
- a CDS encoding NAD-dependent succinate-semialdehyde dehydrogenase, whose translation MSAISEAGVVGAVDKELFIGGKWVPATGGRTFDVQDPSTGAVLCQVADATPEDGLAALDAAAESQAGWAAVAPRERGEILRRAYDKLIERRDQLALLMTLEMGKPLAEAAGEITYAAEFFRWFAEEAVRIDGGYAVAPNGVGRFLVTRQPVGPALLITPWNFPMAMGTRKIGPAVAAGCTMVIKPAAQTPLSMLALAAILAEAGLPEGVLNIVTTTDAGGVMEPLIRDGRARKLSFTGSTAVGRKLLEQCAEKVLRTSMELGGNAPFLVFEDADLDAAVEGAMQAKMRNIGEACTAANRFYVQRGVVEEFSRRLTERMQALPMGRGTEDGVVVGPLIDEAAVKKVTALVEDATERGARVLTGGAAVDGPGHFYPATVLTDVPAEARLAAEEIFGPVAPITPFDTEDEAVAKANNTEYGLVSYLYTSDVKRALRVSERLEAGMIGLNQGVVSNPAAPFGGIKQSGLGREGGTVGIDEFLETKYIAVSL comes from the coding sequence ATGAGCGCGATCAGTGAGGCAGGCGTCGTCGGCGCGGTCGACAAGGAGCTTTTCATCGGCGGCAAGTGGGTGCCGGCGACCGGCGGCCGGACGTTCGACGTCCAGGACCCCTCGACCGGGGCCGTGCTGTGCCAGGTCGCGGACGCCACGCCGGAAGACGGCCTGGCGGCGCTGGACGCGGCTGCCGAGTCGCAGGCGGGCTGGGCCGCCGTCGCGCCCCGCGAGCGCGGCGAGATCCTGCGCCGGGCGTACGACAAGCTGATCGAGCGCCGCGACCAGCTCGCGCTGCTCATGACGCTGGAGATGGGCAAACCGCTCGCCGAGGCCGCTGGTGAGATCACTTACGCCGCCGAGTTCTTCCGCTGGTTCGCGGAAGAGGCCGTGCGCATCGACGGCGGTTACGCGGTCGCCCCGAACGGCGTCGGCCGCTTCCTGGTCACCCGCCAGCCGGTCGGCCCCGCGCTGCTGATCACACCGTGGAACTTCCCGATGGCGATGGGCACCCGCAAGATCGGCCCGGCCGTGGCCGCGGGCTGCACGATGGTGATCAAGCCGGCCGCGCAGACGCCGTTGTCGATGCTCGCGCTCGCCGCGATCCTGGCCGAGGCGGGGCTGCCCGAGGGTGTGCTGAACATCGTCACGACCACGGACGCGGGTGGCGTGATGGAGCCGCTGATCCGCGACGGGCGGGCGCGCAAGCTCTCGTTCACCGGCTCGACCGCGGTCGGCCGCAAGTTGCTGGAGCAGTGCGCGGAGAAGGTGCTGCGCACGTCGATGGAGCTGGGCGGGAACGCCCCGTTCCTGGTGTTCGAGGACGCGGACCTGGACGCCGCCGTCGAGGGCGCGATGCAGGCGAAGATGCGCAACATCGGCGAGGCTTGCACTGCGGCGAACCGGTTTTACGTGCAGCGCGGTGTGGTCGAGGAGTTCTCGCGACGCCTCACCGAGCGCATGCAGGCGCTGCCGATGGGCCGCGGCACCGAGGACGGGGTGGTCGTCGGCCCGCTGATCGACGAGGCCGCGGTGAAGAAGGTCACCGCGCTGGTCGAGGACGCCACCGAGCGCGGCGCGCGCGTGCTGACCGGCGGCGCGGCCGTCGACGGGCCGGGCCACTTCTACCCGGCGACGGTGCTCACCGACGTGCCGGCCGAAGCGCGGCTGGCGGCCGAGGAGATCTTCGGCCCGGTCGCGCCCATCACCCCGTTCGACACCGAGGACGAGGCGGTGGCGAAGGCCAACAACACCGAGTACGGCCTGGTTTCCTACCTCTACACCAGCGATGTGAAGCGCGCGCTGCGCGTCTCGGAGCGGCTGGAGGCCGGCATGATCGGGCTGAACCAGGGCGTCGTGTCGAACCCGGCGGCGCCGTTCGGCGGGATCAAGCAGTCCGGGCTCGGCCGCGAGGGCGGCACGGTCGGTATCGACGAGTTCCTGGAGACCAAGTACATCGCGGTGAGCCTGTGA
- a CDS encoding DUF3830 family protein produces MARYITITLDKRGVTCRARLLDAEAPRTCKAVWDALPQSGSAYHAKYARNEVYTLVPPFAEPKPGRENPTITPIPGDVVYFGFEAWEIGNPAYGYDDGSEAHSDQGATDLAIFYGRNNLLINGDAGWVPGNVFATIEEGLAEMAEAAQDLWLRGVEGETLSFARVD; encoded by the coding sequence ATGGCCCGGTACATCACCATCACGCTGGACAAGCGCGGCGTCACCTGCCGCGCGCGGCTGCTCGACGCCGAGGCGCCGCGGACCTGCAAGGCCGTGTGGGACGCGCTGCCGCAGAGCGGCTCGGCCTACCACGCGAAGTACGCGCGCAACGAGGTCTACACCCTCGTGCCGCCCTTCGCGGAGCCCAAGCCGGGCCGCGAAAACCCGACGATCACGCCGATCCCCGGCGACGTCGTCTACTTCGGATTCGAGGCGTGGGAGATCGGCAATCCCGCGTACGGCTACGACGACGGCAGCGAGGCCCACAGCGATCAGGGCGCGACCGACCTCGCGATCTTCTACGGCCGCAACAACCTCTTGATCAACGGCGACGCGGGCTGGGTGCCCGGCAACGTGTTCGCCACCATCGAAGAGGGCCTGGCCGAGATGGCGGAGGCCGCGCAGGACCTGTGGCTGCGCGGCGTCGAGGGCGAGACGCTCTCGTTCGCCCGCGTCGACTGA
- a CDS encoding MFS transporter, whose protein sequence is MGVEVAQGSGRAIVVVLASCGLVASFMQTLVVPLIPAFPQLLNASTADASWVVTVTLLAAAVITPVSGRLGDLYGKRRVLLASLAVLVAGSVLSALTSSLALMVAGRGLQGCAMGVIPLGISIMRDELPAERVSGAISLMSATLGVGGAIGLPLAAVVAQNTDWHVLFWGSAALGLACALLILRYVPESPLRTPAPFDYLGALGLVAGLTCLLLPIVKGATWGWGSPRTLGFAAAAVAVLLGWGWYQLRRRDPLVDLRVSARRPVLFTNLASIMVGFAMYAMALSFPQLLQAPSSTGYGLGRTMVEAGLCLAPNGLVMMLLSPVSARLTNRYGARTTLMTGAVVIALGYVFAILLMDNALEIIAASVIIGAGVGIAYAAMPALIMGSVPVTETASANGLNSLMRSVGTSTSSAVMATMLASLTITAGGLTWPSLPGFRATFAVAGLAAVVGLGFTALVPRARAAAAREPVAA, encoded by the coding sequence TTGGGGGTCGAGGTGGCGCAGGGCAGCGGTCGGGCGATCGTCGTGGTGCTGGCTTCGTGCGGCCTGGTCGCGTCGTTCATGCAAACGCTGGTGGTGCCGCTCATCCCGGCGTTTCCCCAGCTGCTCAACGCTTCGACGGCGGACGCGTCGTGGGTAGTCACCGTCACGCTGCTCGCGGCGGCCGTGATCACGCCGGTGAGCGGACGGCTCGGCGACCTCTACGGCAAGCGGCGGGTGCTGCTGGCGAGCCTCGCCGTGCTGGTGGCGGGCTCGGTGCTCTCGGCGCTGACCAGCTCGCTCGCGCTGATGGTGGCCGGGCGCGGGCTCCAGGGCTGCGCGATGGGCGTGATCCCGTTGGGCATCAGCATCATGCGGGACGAGCTGCCGGCCGAACGCGTCAGCGGTGCGATCTCCCTGATGAGCGCGACGCTCGGGGTCGGCGGCGCGATCGGCCTGCCGCTGGCGGCGGTGGTCGCGCAGAACACCGACTGGCACGTGCTGTTCTGGGGCTCGGCCGCGCTCGGGCTGGCGTGCGCGCTGCTGATCCTGCGGTACGTGCCGGAGTCGCCGCTGCGCACGCCCGCGCCGTTCGACTACCTGGGCGCGCTCGGCCTCGTGGCCGGGCTGACCTGCCTGCTGCTCCCGATCGTCAAGGGCGCCACCTGGGGCTGGGGCAGCCCGCGCACGCTCGGGTTCGCCGCCGCGGCCGTCGCCGTGCTGCTCGGCTGGGGCTGGTACCAGCTGCGCCGCCGAGACCCGCTGGTCGACCTGCGCGTGTCCGCGCGGCGGCCGGTGCTGTTCACCAACCTGGCGTCGATCATGGTCGGTTTTGCCATGTACGCCATGGCTTTGTCGTTCCCGCAGCTGCTGCAGGCGCCCTCGTCCACGGGGTACGGCCTCGGCCGCACGATGGTCGAGGCCGGTCTGTGCCTGGCGCCGAACGGGCTGGTGATGATGCTGCTGTCGCCGGTCTCGGCGCGGCTGACCAACCGTTACGGCGCGCGAACCACGCTGATGACCGGCGCCGTGGTGATCGCGCTGGGCTACGTCTTCGCCATCCTGCTGATGGACAACGCGCTGGAGATCATCGCCGCGTCGGTGATCATCGGCGCGGGCGTCGGCATCGCGTACGCGGCCATGCCCGCGCTGATCATGGGCTCGGTGCCGGTCACCGAAACGGCGTCGGCCAACGGCCTGAACTCGCTGATGCGCTCGGTCGGCACGTCCACCTCCAGCGCGGTGATGGCCACCATGCTCGCCTCACTGACCATCACCGCAGGCGGCCTGACTTGGCCGTCCCTTCCGGGTTTCCGGGCGACGTTCGCGGTCGCCGGGCTGGCCGCGGTGGTGGGGCTGGGCTTCACCGCCCTCGTCCCACGCGCTCGCGCCGCCGCCGCTCGTGAACCCGTGGCGGCTTGA
- a CDS encoding FAD-dependent oxidoreductase, which produces MPNSSERRAVVAGGGVVGLTTGFALRQAGFDVLVCEQEPEVRGIGAALGLWANALEVFDRLGVGAAIRAAGHPSAIRYQDPTGQVLDEYYADLAGVNYLMVTRQRLNELLAEAVGPDHLRTSARVVGYEDRASAVTVRFEDGSTTEADLLIGADGVYSKVREQLSPGSAAQEYPGHLAWRGIVPESAIPEITSERFVVGRERTRGGVVRSGGGLAFWVLAQLGAQSSAASGKQEALALVPYLHEGDWTFPLREAIEATPEDKVVRNRVMAVPLQTRWVDGHVALAGDAAHALSPHITSGASLGIEDAAVLADHLGRSGDVPAALKAYEADRLPRYAEAYRRVDEVAEASVEPREFAKEFFGFIRWMLG; this is translated from the coding sequence GTGCCGAACAGTTCTGAGCGACGAGCAGTGGTCGCGGGCGGCGGGGTCGTGGGTCTCACCACGGGGTTCGCCCTGCGCCAGGCCGGATTCGACGTACTGGTGTGCGAGCAGGAGCCCGAGGTGCGCGGCATCGGCGCCGCGCTCGGGCTGTGGGCGAACGCGCTGGAGGTCTTCGACCGGCTCGGCGTCGGCGCCGCGATCCGCGCGGCCGGCCACCCGAGCGCGATCCGCTACCAGGACCCGACCGGGCAAGTGCTGGACGAGTACTACGCCGATCTCGCCGGCGTCAACTACCTGATGGTCACCCGACAGCGGCTCAACGAATTGCTCGCCGAGGCCGTTGGTCCGGACCACCTGCGCACCAGCGCCCGCGTGGTCGGCTACGAGGACCGGGCAAGCGCCGTCACCGTGCGGTTCGAGGACGGCAGCACCACGGAAGCCGACCTGCTCATCGGCGCCGACGGCGTCTACTCGAAGGTGCGCGAGCAGCTTTCCCCGGGTTCCGCCGCGCAGGAATACCCGGGACACCTGGCGTGGCGCGGAATCGTGCCGGAGAGCGCGATCCCCGAGATCACCAGCGAACGGTTCGTGGTCGGGCGCGAGCGCACCCGCGGCGGGGTGGTGCGCAGCGGCGGCGGGCTGGCGTTCTGGGTGCTCGCGCAGCTGGGTGCGCAGTCCTCGGCCGCGTCCGGGAAGCAGGAAGCCCTTGCACTGGTGCCGTATCTGCACGAGGGCGACTGGACGTTCCCGCTGCGCGAAGCGATCGAGGCGACGCCGGAAGACAAGGTGGTCCGCAACCGCGTGATGGCCGTGCCGCTGCAAACCCGCTGGGTCGACGGCCACGTGGCCCTGGCCGGCGACGCGGCACACGCGCTCTCACCGCACATCACCTCCGGCGCCTCGCTGGGCATCGAGGACGCCGCCGTGCTGGCCGACCACTTAGGACGGTCCGGCGACGTGCCTGCCGCGCTCAAGGCGTACGAAGCCGACCGGCTCCCGCGCTACGCCGAGGCCTACCGCCGGGTAGACGAGGTCGCCGAGGCGTCGGTGGAGCCGCGCGAGTTCGCGAAGGAGTTCTTCGGCTTCATCCGGTGGATGCTCGGCTAG
- a CDS encoding tartrate dehydrogenase: MNDYRIASIPGDGIGVDVTVEARKVLDAAAAKHGFSLAWNEFDWSCERYTKAGAMMPDDGVDQLAAFDGIFLGAVGFPGVPDHVSLWGLLIPLRRAFQQYVNLRPVRLLPGTTSVLAGRSAEELEMVIVRENSEGEYSAIGGRHNAGRPDEFVLQESVFTRVGVERIIRYAFELAGTRSGRVTSATKSNGLIHSMPFWDEIFAEVAAGYPDVCAEQCHVDALAARMVQAPERLDVVVGSNLFGDILSDLAAAVTGGLGMAPSGNINPSGEYPSMFEAVHGSAPDIAGQGIANPVAQILAGAMMLEHLGETVAAQAIRAAVDEVLTAGAELTPDLGGTATTTRLGTAVAEALR; the protein is encoded by the coding sequence GTGAACGACTACCGGATCGCGAGCATCCCGGGCGACGGGATCGGCGTCGACGTCACGGTGGAGGCCCGCAAGGTGCTCGACGCGGCGGCCGCGAAACACGGCTTCTCCCTGGCGTGGAACGAGTTCGACTGGAGCTGCGAGCGCTACACCAAGGCCGGCGCGATGATGCCGGACGACGGGGTGGACCAGCTGGCGGCGTTCGACGGGATTTTCCTTGGTGCCGTTGGCTTCCCCGGGGTGCCGGACCACGTTTCCCTGTGGGGCCTGCTGATCCCGCTGCGCCGGGCGTTCCAGCAGTACGTGAACCTGCGGCCGGTGCGGCTGCTGCCGGGCACCACGTCGGTGCTCGCGGGGCGCTCCGCCGAGGAGCTGGAAATGGTGATCGTCCGGGAGAACTCCGAGGGCGAGTACTCGGCGATCGGCGGGCGGCACAACGCCGGCCGCCCCGACGAGTTCGTGTTGCAGGAGTCGGTGTTCACGCGGGTGGGCGTGGAGCGGATCATCCGCTACGCGTTCGAGCTGGCGGGCACCCGTTCCGGGCGCGTCACGTCGGCGACGAAGTCCAACGGGCTGATCCACTCGATGCCGTTCTGGGACGAGATCTTCGCCGAGGTCGCGGCCGGCTACCCGGACGTGTGCGCCGAACAGTGCCATGTGGACGCTCTGGCCGCGCGCATGGTGCAGGCACCGGAACGGCTCGACGTGGTCGTCGGGTCGAACCTGTTCGGCGACATCCTGAGCGACCTCGCCGCCGCCGTGACGGGCGGCCTGGGCATGGCACCGTCCGGGAACATCAACCCATCGGGTGAATACCCGTCGATGTTCGAGGCGGTCCACGGGAGTGCCCCGGACATCGCCGGCCAGGGCATCGCCAACCCGGTGGCGCAGATCCTGGCGGGCGCGATGATGCTCGAACACTTGGGTGAAACCGTTGCCGCACAAGCAATCCGCGCAGCCGTGGACGAGGTGCTCACGGCCGGCGCCGAGCTCACCCCCGACCTAGGCGGCACCGCTACCACAACCCGCCTCGGCACGGCGGTGGCCGAAGCCCTCCGCTGA